The following are encoded in a window of Chlorocebus sabaeus isolate Y175 chromosome 10, mChlSab1.0.hap1, whole genome shotgun sequence genomic DNA:
- the BIN1 gene encoding myc box-dependent-interacting protein 1 isoform X15 yields the protein MAEMGSKGVTAGKIASNVQKKLTRAQEKVLQKLGKADETKDEQFEQCVQNFNKQLTEGTRLQKDLRTYLASVKAMHEASKKLNECLQEVYEPDWPGRDEANKIAENNDLLWMDYHQKLVDQALLTMDTYLGQFPDIKSRIAKRGRKLVDYDSARHHYESLQTAKKKDEAKIAKPVSLLEKAAPQWCQGKLQAHLVAQTNLLRNQAEEELIKAQKVFEEMNVDLQEELPSLWNSRVGFYVNTFQSIAGLEENFHKEMSKLNQNLNDVLISLEKQHGSNTFTVKAQPSDNAPAKGNKSPSPPDGSPAATPEIRVNHEPEPAGGATPGATLPKSPSQSSLPAVVVETFPATVNGTVEGGSGAGRLDLPPGFMFKVQAQHDYTATDTDELQLKAGDVVLVIPFQNPEEQDEGWLMGVKESDWNQHKELEKCRGVFPENFTERVP from the exons GTTCTCCAGAAGCTAGGAAAGGCAGATGAGACCAAGGATGAGCAGTTTGAGCAGTGCGTCCAGAATTTCAACAAGCAGCTG ACTGAGGGCACCCGGCTGCAGAAGGATCTCCGGACCTACCTGGCCTCTGTCAAAG CCATGCACGAGGCTTCCAAGAAGCTGAATGAGTGTCTGCAGGAGGTGTATGAGCCCGACTGGCCTGGCAGGGATGAGGCAAACAAGATCGCAGAG AACAACGACCTGCTGTGGATGGATTACCACCAGAAGCTGGTGGACCAGGCGCTGCTGACCATGGACACGTACCTGGGCCAGTTCCCTGACATCAAG TCACGCATCGCCAAACGGGGGCGCAAGCTGGTGGACTACGACAGTGCCCGGCACCACTACGAGTCCCTTCAAACTGCCAAAAAGAAGGATGAAGCCAAAATCGCCAAG cctgtcTCGCTGCTTGAGAAAGCCGCCCCCCAGTGGTGCCAAGGCAAACTGCAGGCTCATCTCGTAGCTCAAACTAACCTGCTCCGAAATCAG GCCGAGGAGGAGCTCATCAAAGCCCAGAAGGTGTTTGAGGAGATGAATGTGGATCTGCAGGAGGAGCTGCCCTCCCTATGGAACAG CCGCGTAGGTTTCTACGTCAACACGTTCCAGAGCATCGCGGGCCTAGAGGAAAACTTCCACAAGGAGATGAGCAAG CTCAACCAGAACCTCAACGACGTGCTGATCAGCCTGGAGAAGCAGCACGGGAGCAACACCTTCACGGTCAAGGCCCAGCCCAG TGACAACGCGCCTGCAAAAGGGAACAAGAGCCCTTCACCTCCAGATGGCTCCCCTGCCGCCACCCCCGAGATCAGAGTCAACCACGAGCCAGAGCCAGCCGGCGGGGCCACGCCCGGAGCCACCCTCCCCAAGTCCCCATCTCAG AGCTCTCTTCCTGCTGTCGTGGTGGAGACCTTCCCAGCAACTGTGAATGGCACCGTGGAGGGCGGCAGTGGGGCCGGGCGCCTGGACCTGCCCCCAGGTTTCATGTTCAAG GTACAGGCCCAGCACGACTACACGGCCACCGACACAGATGAGCTGCAGCTCAAGGCTGGCGACGTGGTGCTGGTGATCCCCTTCCAGAACCCTGAAGAGCAG GATGAAGGCTGGCTCATGGGCGTGAAGGAGAGCGACTGGAACCAGCACAAGGAGCTGGAGAAGTGCCGCGGGGTCTTCCCCGAGAACTTCACGGAGAGGGTCCCGTGA
- the BIN1 gene encoding myc box-dependent-interacting protein 1 isoform X10: MAEMGSKGVTAGKIASNVQKKLTRAQEKVLQKLGKADETKDEQFEQCVQNFNKQLTEGTRLQKDLRTYLASVKAMHEASKKLNECLQEVYEPDWPGRDEANKIAENNDLLWMDYHQKLVDQALLTMDTYLGQFPDIKSRIAKRGRKLVDYDSARHHYESLQTAKKKDEAKIAKPVSLLEKAAPQWCQGKLQAHLVAQTNLLRNQAEEELIKAQKVFEEMNVDLQEELPSLWNSRVGFYVNTFQSIAGLEENFHKEMSKLNQNLNDVLISLEKQHGSNTFTVKAQPSDNAPAKGNKSPSPPDGSPAATPEIRVNHEPEPAGGATPGATLPKSPSQLRKGPPVPPPPKHTPSKEVKQEQILSLFEDTFVPEISVTTPSQSSLPAVVVETFPATVNGTVEGGSGAGRLDLPPGFMFKVQAQHDYTATDTDELQLKAGDVVLVIPFQNPEEQDEGWLMGVKESDWNQHKELEKCRGVFPENFTERVP, encoded by the exons GTTCTCCAGAAGCTAGGAAAGGCAGATGAGACCAAGGATGAGCAGTTTGAGCAGTGCGTCCAGAATTTCAACAAGCAGCTG ACTGAGGGCACCCGGCTGCAGAAGGATCTCCGGACCTACCTGGCCTCTGTCAAAG CCATGCACGAGGCTTCCAAGAAGCTGAATGAGTGTCTGCAGGAGGTGTATGAGCCCGACTGGCCTGGCAGGGATGAGGCAAACAAGATCGCAGAG AACAACGACCTGCTGTGGATGGATTACCACCAGAAGCTGGTGGACCAGGCGCTGCTGACCATGGACACGTACCTGGGCCAGTTCCCTGACATCAAG TCACGCATCGCCAAACGGGGGCGCAAGCTGGTGGACTACGACAGTGCCCGGCACCACTACGAGTCCCTTCAAACTGCCAAAAAGAAGGATGAAGCCAAAATCGCCAAG cctgtcTCGCTGCTTGAGAAAGCCGCCCCCCAGTGGTGCCAAGGCAAACTGCAGGCTCATCTCGTAGCTCAAACTAACCTGCTCCGAAATCAG GCCGAGGAGGAGCTCATCAAAGCCCAGAAGGTGTTTGAGGAGATGAATGTGGATCTGCAGGAGGAGCTGCCCTCCCTATGGAACAG CCGCGTAGGTTTCTACGTCAACACGTTCCAGAGCATCGCGGGCCTAGAGGAAAACTTCCACAAGGAGATGAGCAAG CTCAACCAGAACCTCAACGACGTGCTGATCAGCCTGGAGAAGCAGCACGGGAGCAACACCTTCACGGTCAAGGCCCAGCCCAG TGACAACGCGCCTGCAAAAGGGAACAAGAGCCCTTCACCTCCAGATGGCTCCCCTGCCGCCACCCCCGAGATCAGAGTCAACCACGAGCCAGAGCCAGCCGGCGGGGCCACGCCCGGAGCCACCCTCCCCAAGTCCCCATCTCAG CTCCGGAAAGGCCCACCAGTCCCTCCGCCTCCCAAACACACCCCGTCCAAGGAGGTCAAGCAGGAGCAGATCCTCAGCCTGTTTGAGGACACGTTTGTCCCTGAGATCAGCGTGACCACCCCCTCCCAG AGCTCTCTTCCTGCTGTCGTGGTGGAGACCTTCCCAGCAACTGTGAATGGCACCGTGGAGGGCGGCAGTGGGGCCGGGCGCCTGGACCTGCCCCCAGGTTTCATGTTCAAG GTACAGGCCCAGCACGACTACACGGCCACCGACACAGATGAGCTGCAGCTCAAGGCTGGCGACGTGGTGCTGGTGATCCCCTTCCAGAACCCTGAAGAGCAG GATGAAGGCTGGCTCATGGGCGTGAAGGAGAGCGACTGGAACCAGCACAAGGAGCTGGAGAAGTGCCGCGGGGTCTTCCCCGAGAACTTCACGGAGAGGGTCCCGTGA
- the BIN1 gene encoding myc box-dependent-interacting protein 1 isoform X14, which yields MAEMGSKGVTAGKIASNVQKKLTRAQEKVLQKLGKADETKDEQFEQCVQNFNKQLTEGTRLQKDLRTYLASVKAMHEASKKLNECLQEVYEPDWPGRDEANKIAENNDLLWMDYHQKLVDQALLTMDTYLGQFPDIKSRIAKRGRKLVDYDSARHHYESLQTAKKKDEAKIAKAEEELIKAQKVFEEMNVDLQEELPSLWNSRVGFYVNTFQSIAGLEENFHKEMSKLNQNLNDVLISLEKQHGSNTFTVKAQPSDNAPAKGNKSPSPPDGSPAATPEIRVNHEPEPAGGATPGATLPKSPSQLRKGPPVPPPPKHTPSKEVKQEQILSLFEDTFVPEISVTTPSQSSLPAVVVETFPATVNGTVEGGSGAGRLDLPPGFMFKVQAQHDYTATDTDELQLKAGDVVLVIPFQNPEEQDEGWLMGVKESDWNQHKELEKCRGVFPENFTERVP from the exons GTTCTCCAGAAGCTAGGAAAGGCAGATGAGACCAAGGATGAGCAGTTTGAGCAGTGCGTCCAGAATTTCAACAAGCAGCTG ACTGAGGGCACCCGGCTGCAGAAGGATCTCCGGACCTACCTGGCCTCTGTCAAAG CCATGCACGAGGCTTCCAAGAAGCTGAATGAGTGTCTGCAGGAGGTGTATGAGCCCGACTGGCCTGGCAGGGATGAGGCAAACAAGATCGCAGAG AACAACGACCTGCTGTGGATGGATTACCACCAGAAGCTGGTGGACCAGGCGCTGCTGACCATGGACACGTACCTGGGCCAGTTCCCTGACATCAAG TCACGCATCGCCAAACGGGGGCGCAAGCTGGTGGACTACGACAGTGCCCGGCACCACTACGAGTCCCTTCAAACTGCCAAAAAGAAGGATGAAGCCAAAATCGCCAAG GCCGAGGAGGAGCTCATCAAAGCCCAGAAGGTGTTTGAGGAGATGAATGTGGATCTGCAGGAGGAGCTGCCCTCCCTATGGAACAG CCGCGTAGGTTTCTACGTCAACACGTTCCAGAGCATCGCGGGCCTAGAGGAAAACTTCCACAAGGAGATGAGCAAG CTCAACCAGAACCTCAACGACGTGCTGATCAGCCTGGAGAAGCAGCACGGGAGCAACACCTTCACGGTCAAGGCCCAGCCCAG TGACAACGCGCCTGCAAAAGGGAACAAGAGCCCTTCACCTCCAGATGGCTCCCCTGCCGCCACCCCCGAGATCAGAGTCAACCACGAGCCAGAGCCAGCCGGCGGGGCCACGCCCGGAGCCACCCTCCCCAAGTCCCCATCTCAG CTCCGGAAAGGCCCACCAGTCCCTCCGCCTCCCAAACACACCCCGTCCAAGGAGGTCAAGCAGGAGCAGATCCTCAGCCTGTTTGAGGACACGTTTGTCCCTGAGATCAGCGTGACCACCCCCTCCCAG AGCTCTCTTCCTGCTGTCGTGGTGGAGACCTTCCCAGCAACTGTGAATGGCACCGTGGAGGGCGGCAGTGGGGCCGGGCGCCTGGACCTGCCCCCAGGTTTCATGTTCAAG GTACAGGCCCAGCACGACTACACGGCCACCGACACAGATGAGCTGCAGCTCAAGGCTGGCGACGTGGTGCTGGTGATCCCCTTCCAGAACCCTGAAGAGCAG GATGAAGGCTGGCTCATGGGCGTGAAGGAGAGCGACTGGAACCAGCACAAGGAGCTGGAGAAGTGCCGCGGGGTCTTCCCCGAGAACTTCACGGAGAGGGTCCCGTGA
- the BIN1 gene encoding myc box-dependent-interacting protein 1 isoform X6, giving the protein MHEASKKLNECLQEVYEPDWPGRDEANKIAENNDLLWMDYHQKLVDQALLTMDTYLGQFPDIKSRIAKRGRKLVDYDSARHHYESLQTAKKKDEAKIAKPVSLLEKAAPQWCQGKLQAHLVAQTNLLRNQAEEELIKAQKVFEEMNVDLQEELPSLWNSRVGFYVNTFQSIAGLEENFHKEMSKLNQNLNDVLISLEKQHGSNTFTVKAQPSDNAPAKGNKSPSPPDGSPAATPEIRVNHEPEPAGGATPGATLPKSPSQLRKGPPVPPPPKHTPSKEVKQEQILSLFEDTFVPEISVTTPSQFEAPGPFSEQASLLDLDFDPLPPVTSPVKAPTPSGQSIPWDLWEPTESPAGSLPSGEPSAAEGTFAVSWPSQTAEPGPAQPAEASEVAGGTQPAAGAQEPGETAASEAASSSLPAVVVETFPATVNGTVEGGSGAGRLDLPPGFMFKVQAQHDYTATDTDELQLKAGDVVLVIPFQNPEEQDEGWLMGVKESDWNQHKELEKCRGVFPENFTERVP; this is encoded by the exons ATGCACGAGGCTTCCAAGAAGCTGAATGAGTGTCTGCAGGAGGTGTATGAGCCCGACTGGCCTGGCAGGGATGAGGCAAACAAGATCGCAGAG AACAACGACCTGCTGTGGATGGATTACCACCAGAAGCTGGTGGACCAGGCGCTGCTGACCATGGACACGTACCTGGGCCAGTTCCCTGACATCAAG TCACGCATCGCCAAACGGGGGCGCAAGCTGGTGGACTACGACAGTGCCCGGCACCACTACGAGTCCCTTCAAACTGCCAAAAAGAAGGATGAAGCCAAAATCGCCAAG cctgtcTCGCTGCTTGAGAAAGCCGCCCCCCAGTGGTGCCAAGGCAAACTGCAGGCTCATCTCGTAGCTCAAACTAACCTGCTCCGAAATCAG GCCGAGGAGGAGCTCATCAAAGCCCAGAAGGTGTTTGAGGAGATGAATGTGGATCTGCAGGAGGAGCTGCCCTCCCTATGGAACAG CCGCGTAGGTTTCTACGTCAACACGTTCCAGAGCATCGCGGGCCTAGAGGAAAACTTCCACAAGGAGATGAGCAAG CTCAACCAGAACCTCAACGACGTGCTGATCAGCCTGGAGAAGCAGCACGGGAGCAACACCTTCACGGTCAAGGCCCAGCCCAG TGACAACGCGCCTGCAAAAGGGAACAAGAGCCCTTCACCTCCAGATGGCTCCCCTGCCGCCACCCCCGAGATCAGAGTCAACCACGAGCCAGAGCCAGCCGGCGGGGCCACGCCCGGAGCCACCCTCCCCAAGTCCCCATCTCAG CTCCGGAAAGGCCCACCAGTCCCTCCGCCTCCCAAACACACCCCGTCCAAGGAGGTCAAGCAGGAGCAGATCCTCAGCCTGTTTGAGGACACGTTTGTCCCTGAGATCAGCGTGACCACCCCCTCCCAG TTTGAGGCCCCGGGGCCTTTCTCGGAGCAGGCCAGTCTGCTGGACCTGGACTTTGACCCCCTCCCGCCCGTGACGAGCCCCGTGAAGGCACCCACGCCCTCCGGTCAG TCAATTCCCTGGGATCTCTGGGAG CCCACAGAGAGTCCAGCCGGCAGCCTGCCTTCCGGGGAGCCCAGCGCTGCCGAGGGCACCTTTGCTGTGTCCTGGCCCAGCCAGACGGCCGAACCGGGGCCTGCCCAA CCAGCAGAGGCCTCGGAGGTGGCGGGTGGGACCCAACCTgcggctggagcccaggagccagGGGAGACGGCGGCAAGTGAAGCAGCCTCC AGCTCTCTTCCTGCTGTCGTGGTGGAGACCTTCCCAGCAACTGTGAATGGCACCGTGGAGGGCGGCAGTGGGGCCGGGCGCCTGGACCTGCCCCCAGGTTTCATGTTCAAG GTACAGGCCCAGCACGACTACACGGCCACCGACACAGATGAGCTGCAGCTCAAGGCTGGCGACGTGGTGCTGGTGATCCCCTTCCAGAACCCTGAAGAGCAG GATGAAGGCTGGCTCATGGGCGTGAAGGAGAGCGACTGGAACCAGCACAAGGAGCTGGAGAAGTGCCGCGGGGTCTTCCCCGAGAACTTCACGGAGAGGGTCCCGTGA
- the BIN1 gene encoding myc box-dependent-interacting protein 1 isoform X13 gives MAEMGSKGVTAGKIASNVQKKLTRAQEKVLQKLGKADETKDEQFEQCVQNFNKQLTEGTRLQKDLRTYLASVKAMHEASKKLNECLQEVYEPDWPGRDEANKIAENNDLLWMDYHQKLVDQALLTMDTYLGQFPDIKSRIAKRGRKLVDYDSARHHYESLQTAKKKDEAKIAKPVSLLEKAAPQWCQGKLQAHLVAQTNLLRNQAEEELIKAQKVFEEMNVDLQEELPSLWNSRVGFYVNTFQSIAGLEENFHKEMSKLNQNLNDVLISLEKQHGSNTFTVKAQPSDNAPAKGNKSPSPPDGSPAATPEIRVNHEPEPAGGATPGATLPKSPSQPAEASEVAGGTQPAAGAQEPGETAASEAASSSLPAVVVETFPATVNGTVEGGSGAGRLDLPPGFMFKVQAQHDYTATDTDELQLKAGDVVLVIPFQNPEEQDEGWLMGVKESDWNQHKELEKCRGVFPENFTERVP, from the exons GTTCTCCAGAAGCTAGGAAAGGCAGATGAGACCAAGGATGAGCAGTTTGAGCAGTGCGTCCAGAATTTCAACAAGCAGCTG ACTGAGGGCACCCGGCTGCAGAAGGATCTCCGGACCTACCTGGCCTCTGTCAAAG CCATGCACGAGGCTTCCAAGAAGCTGAATGAGTGTCTGCAGGAGGTGTATGAGCCCGACTGGCCTGGCAGGGATGAGGCAAACAAGATCGCAGAG AACAACGACCTGCTGTGGATGGATTACCACCAGAAGCTGGTGGACCAGGCGCTGCTGACCATGGACACGTACCTGGGCCAGTTCCCTGACATCAAG TCACGCATCGCCAAACGGGGGCGCAAGCTGGTGGACTACGACAGTGCCCGGCACCACTACGAGTCCCTTCAAACTGCCAAAAAGAAGGATGAAGCCAAAATCGCCAAG cctgtcTCGCTGCTTGAGAAAGCCGCCCCCCAGTGGTGCCAAGGCAAACTGCAGGCTCATCTCGTAGCTCAAACTAACCTGCTCCGAAATCAG GCCGAGGAGGAGCTCATCAAAGCCCAGAAGGTGTTTGAGGAGATGAATGTGGATCTGCAGGAGGAGCTGCCCTCCCTATGGAACAG CCGCGTAGGTTTCTACGTCAACACGTTCCAGAGCATCGCGGGCCTAGAGGAAAACTTCCACAAGGAGATGAGCAAG CTCAACCAGAACCTCAACGACGTGCTGATCAGCCTGGAGAAGCAGCACGGGAGCAACACCTTCACGGTCAAGGCCCAGCCCAG TGACAACGCGCCTGCAAAAGGGAACAAGAGCCCTTCACCTCCAGATGGCTCCCCTGCCGCCACCCCCGAGATCAGAGTCAACCACGAGCCAGAGCCAGCCGGCGGGGCCACGCCCGGAGCCACCCTCCCCAAGTCCCCATCTCAG CCAGCAGAGGCCTCGGAGGTGGCGGGTGGGACCCAACCTgcggctggagcccaggagccagGGGAGACGGCGGCAAGTGAAGCAGCCTCC AGCTCTCTTCCTGCTGTCGTGGTGGAGACCTTCCCAGCAACTGTGAATGGCACCGTGGAGGGCGGCAGTGGGGCCGGGCGCCTGGACCTGCCCCCAGGTTTCATGTTCAAG GTACAGGCCCAGCACGACTACACGGCCACCGACACAGATGAGCTGCAGCTCAAGGCTGGCGACGTGGTGCTGGTGATCCCCTTCCAGAACCCTGAAGAGCAG GATGAAGGCTGGCTCATGGGCGTGAAGGAGAGCGACTGGAACCAGCACAAGGAGCTGGAGAAGTGCCGCGGGGTCTTCCCCGAGAACTTCACGGAGAGGGTCCCGTGA